The Prionailurus viverrinus isolate Anna chromosome X, UM_Priviv_1.0, whole genome shotgun sequence genome segment GAATAAAACCTGAGGCCTACTAATAATGAGGCACCTGGTTTCATTGCCCGACATTCTCAAGCACTGTACTTTGACTTGTCTCCTACTGGATGCACTACTATTTCTACTTCATTCTCTATAACTGCTCATTAGAGTGCAGCTAACTAGAAGCAACCCCAAACTGTGGCAGATATGGAGCTatcttaaaacagaaattttaattaaaccaagCTCAGCTGCAATTCAAACATATAGAAGAATGAGTCAAGCTCTATGATACATTTAACCATTCCTCTCTTATCTTGTATTACTCTTTAAAACCTACTTTTCACATTTCTCTTGAAAAGTTATATTAGCACAGGATCAACTTTGTTGCTGTTTATAGTAAGACAGTAAAGCTACATGGCCAAATGCGAAGTGTTTTCGTAGAAACTTAGCTGACCATACCTCAATCTAAAATTTACATTCACAAAGTGTATTATTAAATAGTTCTAAATAGGGCCACATGCAATGAGGTATTCATGTTTACGTGACATTTACtgattaaaaatagacatcctgtCAAAAATTCAACCACAGACACTTGCCATAGAGATAGTTCTAGCTATGCTGCCAGATCACTAAATATATAAATCCTCCTCTTCTATTTAGAAGAATTTTGATGGAAAAAGTCATTTATGAAGATCTGTATCAGCAACTAGATATACTCAAAATgcatggtgtaggaaagtggggAGTATTTAGTTAAATTATGACTTTTCAAGCTGTCTTTATATTGGGCTACTAAATTGATACTTTTTACTGGATTGTAAAATTAAGTTATATTGTGGAGGGAAATATTCCTCCAACTGGTTTTACAGATGTTCTAATTGAATATCTTTTTGGAGGAGGATAACATAAGAAACTAAATTTATCatttcaatatattaaaataatctgtGTAGATGGTCTGAATGTTAAGATAACATAGCATTAAACACTTATTGGCATCACAATAGTTCAAAATCTTGGGTGTTATAATTAGTTCTGTCTCTGGCATTATTATGCACATTCTTAATACATAGATCTAGAGGCACTGGTAGGCAAAGAGATCTCAGTTTTGCATTCCTACTGCTTTTTTAATCTAGATGCTAATCAGTACAATAAGCCATGCCAACTCAGAGTTAGAAATCAGACCTATTCTAAGATCACGACTTTGTGATTTTCTAGCAAAATGTTTTTACCTGCTTTGACTAATCCTATTTTAAATACTCTAACTTTGAATAGCTCACAGGACAGTACTTGTGACTCTTACCTTGATATAACTGATTtcattcttaatttaattttgtgaCAGCTCAGATCTTAAAAGCAATCTATTGTTCCCTTGTCAGACTTAGAAACGACTGATACATCCAAGTGCATACTTCCTGGTTCATACCAAATTGATGGCTGGGTCTACAGGAAATCAATACTGGATGATTGAGCCTGTtctataaatttagaaaaatttaggaaaaaataaagaaaattatccaATTTCATGATTTAGGGCTAGAATAGTCAAAAATTAGTTTTGTGAAATGGGTTTCCTAAGATGTTTTGTAGATATATCATGAATGAGAGCAGAATATTATCAcatttatttcacattatttGAATCAACATAGCATTCAGCATTCagctttttaaagactttattttttagagaagttttaggtttacaacaaaacttGAGTAAAGTACAGAGATTTATCATATACCCCCTACCCTTACACATGCATCACTCACCAAAATAGTACATTTTTACTAATCACAACACATCCTAATCACCTGATGCCATAGCTTaacttagggttcactcttggtgttgtacattctatgggtttggacaaaaaCATAATggcatatatccatcattataatataatATGGAGTGTTTTTGCTGCCCTAAGTATCCTCTATGTTCTGCCCCTTCATCCCCCATTCCCAATGCCTGGCAACCACTGCTATTTTTATTaccttcatagttttgccttttctagaatgttatattcttggaatcatacaatacataagcttttcagattggcttttttcatgtAGTAATATGCAGTTTAaggttccttcatgtctttttatggcttgacAGCCCATTTTcgtttagcactgaataatattccattgtctcaatataccatagtttatttatccattcatccactgaaggatatcttggttgcttccaagcttTGTCAAACCTTTATGTGCAGGTTtctgtgtgaacatgttttcaactGCTTTGAGGAAATACCAAAGAGTGTAATTGTTGGATCTTATGATAAgactatgtttagttttgtaagaaaccaccaaactgtcttccaaattgGCTGTAtgattttgcattcccaccagcaatgtaggagagttcctgttgctccacatccttgtcagcatttggtgttgtgaaccttctggattttggccattctaataggtgtgtagtggtatgtcatttttgttttaatttgcatttccctgatggcatatgatgtggaacatcttttcatgtgtttgtcatCTGTAGATCTCTTTGGTGACATGTCTGTTAAAGTCTTTGGatcattttttaatcaagttgtttttttttaattaagttttaaaatggtttttctgtatattttggaaaacagtccttTGTTACATGTGTCTTGCAAATATTTACTCctagtctgtggtttgtcttctcattttttgtcATTGTCTATTTGTCATTGCCTGAACAGAagttttgaatttaaatgaaGTCCAGCTATTatcttttttcatgatttttgtctttgatgttgtatctaaaaagacatcaccatacccaaggtcatctaggttttcccTATGTTATCTTCTcagagtttcatagttttgtgttttacatttcggtttatgattcattttgagttaatctcTGTAAAGGGTATAAAGTCTGAatgtagattcattttttttacatgtgcatgtccagttgtttcagcaccatttgctgaagagactctttgcTCTGTTGTAACATTCACATTTTTTAGTAATTTAGACTTTGCTTTAGTGATGCCAGTAGAAATTGGTACTCTATTCTGTCACTTCACATAATAGctgcatttccattttctttttattacaaatCAATAATGCAATTAACATAACAAGATCCCAAGAGCTATTTACGTAATTATTGCTTATATAAAGAAAAGAACCACTACATAAGCTGTAAAGCAgcttaaaacaaaatcataaaacaagTTCCAGGAAACCACTCTTCAGAAAAACAACATAGTATATCTTTTACACAACctgttttctttaagattttgtaATAACTGAAGATAGACTAGCACCAACCAAATCAAGGAACTCACTCTATTTACTGAAAGAATCAACACAATCCAGTTTGGGTTCCCAAAGGAAAATATGCTGTCTTTCAGTTATGTTGATACTATTTTAGACcaataattcctttattttgtttaactATGGAAAACAACTTtagtacaagaaaaagaaacctagCAGTCTGACCAAGCATATACACCACTTCCTATATTAATCAAATGAGAGTTGTAAACAACTTAATGTGATGTGTATTTAATGACATTTCATGAATTGTTTGCAGGATAAGTAGGCATAAATTATAAGTAGCATACCTCTCTTACTcttgttccctctccctctctctctctctcacacacacacatacacacacacacacattttttgtCTCACTTAAAACACCATTTGAATTGTTTTATAGACTGAATTAAAGACAGTGAGGGGCAGTGACAGACATGCATATTAAGACGGATCACATAGTCAGATAACAGTGGGAGATGCAAGCATCAGCTTTCAGAGCAAAGTACATTTAGGTGGATAATTAGTGTTGAAAGGTCGTGGTGCAAAAGTAGACCATGAGATATGGCATCCAGAAGTGGGGCTCCGGGATATGAGTCTATAACAAAATCCATAATTAATACATGATAACAACTGGAAGGAGATAAGGCAACAAGTTACTTTCAAATCTGGAGAGGGGTATGGTCTTAGGTCAGAAAGGAACTCTGCCAAAATTAAAGGGTTTCCAGTTCAGGTAATACTGGAatcactactttaaaaataatacttgaaGACTCAtcaaaatttcatattaaaaagaaaccagaagggCAGGCAGGCCTGTGGGCTTTTCCCACCCACTCTCCCACCTCCAGAAGGAAAGTACATGTTCTCTGTTGCATGTGCTTATATCACTGACAGAACAACTTTCCTTTGATGATTTTCAAGAAAGCTGTACTATGAAATGGCAAAGTCTCCAGGAGGCAGAATGCCATTGCCTCTGGGGAAACGGGTCCTTTTTTCCAGTGTAGTGGTCAGTGGGAGCTGTGCCCTTACATATTACCTTATACAAAAAGCTTTTTCCAGGGCTTCCTATTACGAGCTGGTATTGGAGCAGCTGCACAGCCACCCTGAGTCCCTGGAAGCTCTGTGCACTCCTCTCAACATCCACTATCTACACCTCACTGACAAGTACAACTTTGTGGATATTGCCAGTACCCAGTTGAAGATTCCTGTCTCTGGATTCAAGTTAGAGGGCCATCTCTATGTCAGCTCATCCAGAGATGCCCCCTTTCAGAGATGGCACCCTCAGGATGTCTTCTTAAATCTTAAGGATGGTTAGCAGATTCCTGTGTTCAAGTTCAGTACGGACAGTGGTGATGATATAGAAACAGAGTAAAGGTGATCAAAAAGACTCAGCATTCTCCAAGCATGCCCTTTCCTCATCACAATGTACCCTCCATGGCTGTAAGCCAGTTTTTCAGCCAGAAGGGATGATTATATGTGCTGGCATATGGTAATTTTGGTATAATTCTAATTTGGCCACACTATTGTGGGGTTTTTATTTAATCAGAAAGTTTTACTATGAATTTATAGGTATTTATTTGAGAACTCACTGTGTAAAAGCAGaacacagaataaaaagaatcgctatttaaaatttttaaaaggagaagaagaaggagaagacaacgaagaagaagaagaagaagccacCACCTCCAGAGTGAATCTTCTAAATGAAAATCAGGGCATTTCTTGCTTAACATTTCCAGTGGTTCTCCACCACATTTAGAAAAGCTTTAGCATAGCTTATAAGACTTACCTTGACTTGCACCAACCCTATCCCATGTTTTTGATATTCCTTGAAATATGCCAAACTCGCTCTCATCTCTGGGCTTTTGCACTTTCTGTGTTCTTTGCCTCCAATCTTGGCTCATTCCCTTAATGTTCCTTTAAGGATTCtactcaaatgtcatcttctcagAGATGTTCTGagaatcttttttatttgtatttatttatttatttatttatttatttattttaaagacagagagggaaagaggtagaggcagaaggagagagagatcctcttaagcaggctccacgctcagcacagagcacgaccctgggatcatgacccaagccaaaaatcaggagttggatgctcatccaagtgagccacccagacacccctgagaATCATATTTAAAACAGCAACCTACCACTCTAGAACCCCttaccactttttatttttctttatatgtgactttttttttcaatatatgaaatttattgtcaaattggtttccatacaacacccagtgctcatcccaaaaggtgccctcctcaatacccatcacccaccccgccctccctctcaccccccatcaaccttcagtttgttctcagtttttaagagtctcttatgctttggctctctcccactgtaaCCTCTTGATATGTGACAttgttgaatatatttatttgtttacttagtACCTTCTCCATTAGAATATCAGTTCCATGAAGGTAGAACTTTCTGTTGTGTCACTCTTGTAACTAGCATGAGAGGTAGAATTACTGCTATAAAGATAATTAAACATAAACTTCAGGAACTCTCATTTGCATAGCCTCATTTAAATGGCCTGCATGTAATtctgtatgtataatttttagtCTTCAAAGTGAGTTATCAAAATCATGTAAGCTTTAGACTCCATTAAACCTCTGCTTAGCATCTAGTGCCTGACATTTcataagccctcaataaatatttttgaatgagtgaattttaaaaatgaatgaataccttaaatattttaggataaaaAGATTTGTTAGCTCTCTCCCTGATAGCAATCTTTGATAAGTGTTGGTCTTGACTGAAAGGTGAAAGATGTTGGGTGTCCATTGAGGATAATGGAACAAGGCTGTTCTGAAGGATAtggaagaaattttagaaaaggatGCTGTGGGCTCTTAAAGTAAACTTTGTTTACCTCATAATTTTTCCTAGTGTTGGGATACTAAATTAGGCCAAAAGTACACATTATGATTTAATGCCTTAATAAATTGGGTTCCTATTATAATTCCATTCTTTGTGACATAGccttttttctctcatatttccTAAGATATGAGCTATCTTTTCTAGTATATCCAGGGAGTATCCACAATTTAAGGAAATCATTGAAGCATGACTGCTTCCTCATTACTACACTgggttatttcttcctttttcttacacTGTTTTTATAGTTCTCAAAGCTTTTAAGAAAGTTTATGGATTCAACCAGGATTGTGCAATAGAGTGGCATTTGCCCAGTGGAAAAACAGATGCACATTATATGTATATCTTATAAAtacagttaaatatatatatatatttaaatatatgtacacacatatattatatataataaatgtgacatattatatataatcaatgtgagagaaagagatttagCAAGCAAACCTTAGGATTTATTTTCACTTGTTAATTGTAGTTCCCCCATAGGATCATCCAGCTCTTCCTGTCATTAATAAGGAATTCATAAAAATGAGCCATTAATAGAAGAGATTAGTTAAATAATACATTACACCTTAAATAATGGTCAAAACTAGTTACTATGAAAACCATCTATGAATTGATCACTCCCAATTTATAGAAGCCCATCTGGTTTGGTTTTTAATCTACTCAAATTGTTTTTTGGCCAGTAGCACTGCCTGAGGCAAATTTATATCAACTTGACAAAAAGCAATACAAAGTCTTGCTTCAAAGATTCTCATTGCTTAAAGCTACAATACTTCTTTAAAAGCTCCAAGGtgttataattaaaaatgtatcaatTGCTTAACTTGTCAACCAAAGGCAGTTATTGTAAAGCATTATTTCCCCTCAAACAGATAGACTGTCATTGCTCATGTGTGattgcatttaaagaaaaaaatataagtaaagtgTAAATTTAACTTCTGGGAAGTAAGCCTCATCAAAGCATTTCCAAAACCTTCTGGAATCTGTTCCCTTTCTGGGAAGCTGTACATACTAACCTCGCATTCGCATTTATAAACATGTGCAAACACAATTAACATGCAGATTTTTGATGGTGACTTGAGAGGAGGGGCGGAAAAAACTTTCTCCAGAAATGTTAATTTGACTTTAGTAACAGAATGTCATTTGAAATTGTAGTTAAAGATATCTCTttttagtgatttcttttttattttaccctTCCCTTGCCCCCTCTTTTTCCCcaagaaatgaagaatgcaatTAACAGCATaatgattaaagaaataattaggcACTGCAGGCTCACATCACAATAATTTAGGACAATTTCATGCTTTTACTGCCATATCAAATTAACAAATTTTCTCTGTTACAAAAAAGTTCATGAAATAAAATTACCCTATCTTCCCCTGATTCCACtgccaataaaaaaataaaacagacatggATGGCAAAGGgaactttttttaatcttgtatgaaaaggaataaaatcacttcttcataaattaaaatttaagaatcagTTCTGCTGTGTTGTTTTTGTACAAACAAGTTGCTTTTcatggaaagattttattttgattaaataaCAGACTCAACTCACTGCAAATAATTGTGTTGTTAATCTCACTACACTACTTTGAACTGAAAGTGAGGAAAAACTGGTCAATGTTAATCAATTGCCTTGGAGGAACACAGAGCTCTTTTGACAGAGGTGCATAATGGATGAAGCACAAAATGAGATAATTGGGAGATGTTTATCCTAGAGGGTGCTAAGTTCataattacaattaaaaagtTCTCATATCCTAATATTATTCTCTGTAAAGACACACACTCTGTCTTCATTTGACTgcatcaatatatatttttccaaatcaaTAAAGTTCATCTGTGACCTGGCCTGAGGTTGGATATGTAACAGAAGAATGTAAATAATGCCAACTACTCATATTTTTATCTTACTGTGAGTGCTATTGCATGGCCGTTCAGAGGTAGCTTCTTAACCAGAGAAGTAATAACCTTCTTAAATATAAGACCCCGAGGTGctctggaaaatataaatatttgaatgttttgttccaaaaaatttaaaaatgacttgtTTCAGGATTATgtattataaatttcaaaatcacCAAGTGAATGTCTATATATTAAGATATTAGAAAATTCATGGACAGATAAAGAATTTTTCAGAGCTGCTTTATTCAAGTAGGGATAGTTCAACAACTTGTTTCTATCAAGAAAATTACAACATGTTGTTGACAGCTCTTTGTGACCTGTCATACAGTCAAGGTATAAACCTTTAACACATAACAATAATA includes the following:
- the LOC125156893 gene encoding cytochrome c oxidase assembly factor 1 homolog — protein: MPLPLGKRVLFSSVVVSGSCALTYYLIQKAFSRASYYELVLEQLHSHPESLEALCTPLNIHYLHLTDKYNFVDIASTQLKIPVSGFKLEGHLYVSSSRDAPFQRWHPQDVFLNLKDG